The genomic region AGTTGAAGATTTCACCATTTGCTTTTTCGCTACCCATCGCCAGAAGCATTGCCTCAACAACATCATTAACATAATTAGTATCCCTGATTTGTTTGCCGTCACCATAGATATTTATCATTTCATTATCAATCCCCAGACGAACAAACCAATTTATTATTCCCTGTCGTGAGTGTTTCATCTGATGTCTTGGTCCAAAAGTATTGGATAACCTTAATGAAACACATTTAATCCCATAAACCTGGTGATAAAGGATATGGTATTGTTCCCCAGCAATGTTATTAATCCCATTTACATCGATAGGGCACATCGAATGTTTTTCATCCACAGGTAAGTATTGTGCTTTGCCATATTGTCCTCGAGTGCCGGCAAATAGAATTTTGACATCTGGATTATACTTCCGGCAAGATTCTAATATAGATAATTGACTCCGACAATTTATCTCTAAATCGGTGTAAGGGTCCTTCATTGAATCCACATGGCTTAGTGTTCCGGCTAAATTAAAGATATAATCCTGTCCTTGAACTAAATAGTTCATACTATAGCTATCACGGACATCGGATATATTTATCTTGACCTTATCTTTAATTCCGTCAATATTAAATAGATTCCCACCGTATTCAGGTATCAAGGAATCAATTAATGTCACTTGAGCCTCCATATCAACCAATCTATAGGCTAAAGTGCTTCCGATAAATCCTAATCCACCAGTTATTAACACCTTTTTCCCAGTAAATATTCCCATTTTACCTCCTCTTGTTGTTTCTATAGACTAATTATATCAAAATTTTAATGCCGTGTCAATAGAAAAATTTCCTTCAAATGTGGTAACTATTCACCATTCACCATTCACCATTCACCATTTCTTCCCTAAATTTCCTTAATAATGGTGAATGGTGAATTGTCAATTGTGAATTGTGAATTATCACTCTTCACGGTGTCAAGCAAACCTGGCCCAAGAGTTCGATGCACCGCTATAGCGCATCCAATGACTCTATTCGATAATTCGTAACCGTTCACCGCAGAGACACAGAGACGCAGAGAAGAAAATTAAAATTTATGGACGATA from bacterium harbors:
- a CDS encoding GDP-mannose 4,6-dehydratase: MGIFTGKKVLITGGLGFIGSTLAYRLVDMEAQVTLIDSLIPEYGGNLFNIDGIKDKVKINISDVRDSYSMNYLVQGQDYIFNLAGTLSHVDSMKDPYTDLEINCRSQLSILESCRKYNPDVKILFAGTRGQYGKAQYLPVDEKHSMCPIDVNGINNIAGEQYHILYHQVYGIKCVSLRLSNTFGPRHQMKHSRQGIINWFVRLGIDNEMINIYGDGKQIRDTNYVNDVVEAMLLAMGSEKANGEIFNLGGYPTNLVDIVKLIIKISGKGKYQLIPYPPESKIIEIGDYIADYSKIKSILGWQPKISLEEGLKRTIEYYEEFKKYYW